From a single Chthoniobacterales bacterium genomic region:
- a CDS encoding family 1 glycosylhydrolase, whose translation MSGQFLWGVSTSGYQSEGGYNGDGEPQNNWAAAERAGTVQRTGHAAEFWTRYEEDFARARSMGCTAFRLGIEWPRVQPSTLLEELEVAPPFDDVAIDAYADRIAACRQAGLEPVVTLQHFTHPSWLGVDAWHFDRTVDAFAIYVKRVVERINARLVATHAVAPIRYYVTINEPNILVQNTYLVPGFPGKRRGTQAGIDALSRLLAAHVRAYNAIHDLHVANGWAEPLVTTNTFCSDTYYSEQAIYDLLMLRERGWKPGHPAPALEPLFARKAEAFRRALRAAKLPFRGGFSIWLGRQFHRVLNAIARSTFTNANLEPFLRELAASPRERVFDYLGIDYYDPFAAHMFRPPSFSDLEFVPLNLRAWVMDSLTAKWWDWRLLPEGLHFFCTHYAKEFQRPVLIAENGMAYRRRPDNSHLGERRDRHTRSEFLRRHIHEVGKIRREGCPLIGYMHWSLTDNYEWGSYTPRFGLFTIDYAHDAERLVTDHLGDRPSETYAKLIAETEAAMAKA comes from the coding sequence ATGAGCGGACAATTTCTGTGGGGCGTCTCGACGTCCGGCTACCAGAGCGAGGGCGGATACAATGGCGACGGCGAGCCGCAGAACAACTGGGCGGCGGCCGAGCGCGCCGGCACCGTCCAGCGCACCGGCCACGCCGCGGAATTCTGGACGCGCTACGAGGAAGACTTCGCCCGCGCCCGCAGCATGGGATGCACCGCTTTCCGGCTTGGCATCGAATGGCCTCGCGTCCAGCCGTCAACCTTGCTCGAGGAACTCGAGGTCGCCCCGCCGTTCGACGACGTCGCGATCGATGCCTACGCGGACCGTATCGCCGCCTGTCGCCAGGCCGGCCTCGAGCCCGTGGTCACGCTCCAGCATTTCACGCATCCCTCGTGGCTGGGCGTGGACGCCTGGCATTTCGACCGCACCGTCGACGCCTTCGCGATCTATGTGAAACGCGTCGTCGAGCGCATCAATGCCCGCCTTGTCGCCACGCACGCCGTCGCGCCGATTCGCTATTACGTCACGATCAACGAGCCAAACATCCTCGTCCAGAACACGTATCTCGTGCCCGGCTTCCCCGGAAAACGACGGGGCACGCAGGCCGGCATCGACGCTCTTTCCCGGCTGCTCGCCGCGCACGTGCGTGCCTACAATGCGATCCACGATCTGCACGTGGCAAACGGCTGGGCCGAGCCGCTTGTGACGACGAACACGTTCTGCAGCGACACGTATTACAGCGAGCAGGCGATCTACGATCTGCTCATGTTGCGCGAGCGGGGATGGAAGCCGGGCCACCCTGCGCCGGCGCTCGAGCCATTGTTCGCGCGCAAGGCGGAGGCGTTTCGCCGGGCCTTGCGCGCCGCGAAGCTGCCGTTCCGCGGCGGATTCTCCATCTGGCTCGGTCGCCAGTTTCATCGCGTGCTGAACGCTATTGCGCGGAGCACGTTCACAAACGCGAATCTCGAGCCCTTCCTCCGCGAACTCGCGGCGTCGCCGCGCGAGCGGGTGTTCGATTACCTCGGGATCGACTATTACGATCCCTTCGCGGCGCACATGTTTCGCCCGCCGTCATTCTCCGATCTCGAGTTCGTGCCGCTAAACCTGCGTGCCTGGGTGATGGACAGCCTCACCGCCAAATGGTGGGACTGGCGCCTCTTGCCCGAGGGTCTGCATTTTTTCTGCACCCATTACGCGAAGGAGTTTCAGCGTCCGGTGCTCATCGCGGAGAACGGCATGGCCTATCGGCGTCGGCCGGATAATTCCCACCTCGGCGAGCGGCGCGACCGGCACACGCGCAGCGAATTTCTCCGGCGGCACATCCACGAGGTCGGCAAGATTCGCCGCGAGGGCTGCCCGCTGATCGGCTACATGCACTGGTCGCTTACCGACAACTACGAATGGGGCAGCTACACGCCGCGTTTCGGGCTCTTTACGATCGATTACGCGCACGACGCCGAGCGTCTCGTCACCGATCACCTTGGCGACCGGCCTTCGGAGACTTACGCGAAGTTGATCGCCGAAACCGAGGCCGCCATGGCGAAGGCCTAG